One Kitasatospora sp. NBC_01287 DNA window includes the following coding sequences:
- a CDS encoding ABC transporter permease: protein MSALSKVIRAGVGRRRIQSLVITLTTLAAVTASVLALGLLQASQTPFDHAFAQQHGAHLTAQFDPSKVTAAQLATTARMSGVTAATGPSAELQLTPHAGRNDDGLPVGSSLPSMLTAGRADAGGPIDDLALIHGHWLTGPGQIVLSDDPQPVGVGDQLVFPQLPGSPALTIVGIARSMSRSADAWVSPDQLAALTPPGAVPDYQMSYRFAQAGTDAQLDADRAALAAAVPAGAMTGVQSYLSSKLQAQRNTATFVPFIVVFGLIALFMSVLIISIVVSGAVSASTRRIGILKSLGFTPSHVARAYVGQALIPSAVGTVLGVLLGNLMATAVLTLQQHALSGGTVTIAPWIDLVVPLGALAAVTAAALVPALRAGRLRTVEALAVGRTPSAGRGRVVQHFLGRLRLPRAMSLGLGLPFAKPGRSGVMIAAVVLGTVGVTFGTGLTLSLNAVEAGLSRDLPGSVVAPVAPLPDAPAATRQPDAADLTAIAAKIAALPGTRRSFATGTTKLSVAGLAGPTDVTTYRGDSSWGAYQLVHGSWFHGPGEVVVPTSFLRNTGTHVGETITLTGNGRAAPARIVGEAMAVRDSGMLMLTDDATLSALGIAVDPESVTFAIDLVPGTSTPAYLDSLNTALRPYGITALPGAPRVSPTVLAMDGLAVLLTALLVTVAGLGVLNTVVLDTRERVHDLGVYKALGMSPKQTVAMVLTSVTGIGLVASAIGVPIGIVLHHYVLPAMGTAAGTGIPTADLAVFHLPVLVPLLLGGLVIATAGALLPAGWAARTRTATALRTE from the coding sequence ATGAGCGCCCTGAGCAAGGTGATCAGGGCCGGCGTCGGCCGGCGGCGCATCCAGAGCCTGGTGATCACGCTGACCACCCTCGCGGCTGTCACCGCCTCGGTGCTGGCTCTGGGGCTGCTGCAAGCCTCGCAGACACCGTTCGACCACGCCTTCGCCCAGCAGCACGGTGCCCATCTGACCGCGCAGTTCGACCCGTCCAAGGTCACTGCCGCGCAGTTGGCCACCACCGCGAGGATGTCCGGGGTGACCGCCGCGACCGGGCCCAGCGCGGAGCTGCAGCTCACCCCGCACGCCGGCCGCAACGACGACGGCCTGCCGGTGGGCTCCTCGCTTCCCTCGATGCTGACCGCAGGCCGGGCGGACGCGGGCGGCCCGATCGACGACCTGGCGCTGATCCACGGCCACTGGCTCACTGGTCCGGGCCAGATCGTGCTGAGCGATGACCCTCAGCCGGTCGGGGTGGGAGACCAGTTGGTCTTTCCGCAGTTGCCGGGCAGTCCGGCGCTGACCATCGTCGGCATCGCCCGGTCGATGAGCCGCAGCGCCGATGCCTGGGTATCGCCGGACCAGCTCGCCGCCCTGACCCCGCCGGGCGCCGTGCCCGACTACCAGATGAGCTACCGCTTCGCGCAGGCCGGGACGGATGCCCAACTGGACGCCGACCGCGCGGCACTTGCCGCCGCCGTGCCGGCCGGTGCGATGACCGGGGTCCAGTCCTACCTGAGCAGCAAGCTGCAGGCGCAGCGGAACACGGCGACCTTCGTGCCGTTCATCGTGGTCTTCGGCCTGATCGCGCTCTTCATGTCGGTCCTGATCATCAGCATCGTGGTCAGCGGCGCGGTGAGCGCCTCCACCCGGCGGATCGGCATCCTCAAGTCACTGGGCTTCACACCGAGTCACGTGGCGCGCGCCTACGTCGGACAGGCACTGATCCCGTCGGCGGTCGGCACCGTGCTGGGCGTGCTGTTGGGCAACCTGATGGCGACCGCGGTGCTGACCTTGCAGCAGCATGCGCTGAGCGGCGGCACGGTCACCATCGCCCCGTGGATCGACCTCGTGGTGCCGCTCGGCGCACTGGCCGCAGTCACCGCGGCCGCCCTGGTCCCCGCGCTGCGGGCCGGACGGCTGCGGACCGTCGAGGCACTGGCCGTCGGCCGCACCCCGAGTGCCGGACGCGGACGGGTCGTCCAGCACTTCCTGGGACGGCTGCGGCTACCGCGCGCGATGAGCCTGGGCCTCGGCCTTCCGTTCGCCAAGCCCGGACGATCAGGGGTGATGATCGCTGCCGTGGTCCTCGGTACGGTCGGGGTGACCTTCGGCACCGGTCTGACCCTCTCGTTGAACGCGGTGGAGGCAGGTCTGAGTCGAGACCTGCCGGGCTCGGTGGTGGCGCCGGTCGCCCCGCTTCCGGACGCACCCGCCGCCACCCGTCAGCCGGACGCGGCCGACCTCACCGCGATCGCCGCGAAGATCGCCGCATTGCCAGGCACTCGCCGCTCCTTCGCCACCGGCACCACCAAGCTCAGCGTCGCCGGGCTGGCCGGCCCCACCGATGTGACCACCTACCGCGGCGACTCCAGCTGGGGGGCCTACCAGCTGGTGCACGGCTCCTGGTTCCATGGGCCGGGCGAGGTGGTCGTCCCCACCAGCTTCCTGCGGAACACCGGAACGCACGTCGGGGAGACCATCACCCTGACCGGCAACGGCCGCGCCGCGCCGGCACGGATCGTCGGTGAGGCCATGGCGGTGCGGGACTCGGGCATGCTGATGCTGACCGACGACGCCACCCTGAGCGCGCTGGGCATCGCGGTGGACCCGGAGTCGGTCACCTTCGCCATCGACCTCGTGCCCGGGACCAGCACCCCCGCCTACCTCGACTCCCTCAACACGGCGCTGCGGCCGTACGGCATCACCGCGCTGCCCGGCGCCCCGCGGGTGAGCCCCACTGTGCTGGCGATGGACGGGCTGGCCGTGCTGCTCACCGCTCTGCTGGTCACGGTGGCGGGTCTCGGTGTACTCAACACCGTGGTGCTCGACACCCGGGAGCGGGTGCACGACCTCGGGGTCTACAAGGCGCTCGGGATGTCCCCGAAGCAGACGGTCGCCATGGTCCTCACCTCGGTCACCGGCATCGGACTCGTCGCCAGTGCGATCGGCGTGCCGATCGGCATCGTGCTGCACCATTACGTACTGCCGGCCATGGGCACGGCCGCCGGCACCGGGATCCCGACGGCGGACCTGGCCGTCTTCCACCTGCCCGTACTGGTGCCGTTGCTGCTGGGCGGGCTGGTCATCGCGACGGCGGGCGCGCTGCTGCCGGCCGGATGGGCGGCCAGGACCCGCACGGCGACAGCACTGCGGACCGAGTAG
- a CDS encoding ABC transporter ATP-binding protein, which produces MSTPIIQIRDVTKTYDAGRPVLSGLNLEVAAGEALAVLGPSGSGKSTLLNLIAGLDRPSAGSVTVDGLRVDQLTEAGLARYRQARIGMVFQFFNLLDDLTALDNVLLPAQLAGLPAVKARRRALELLAQLGVDEHAGAFPGRLSGGQRQRVAVARALMNRPPLLLADEPTGALDRAAAADVRELLTELHAAGQTLLLVTHDTALARACASRTIELLDGGIVRDVVRPVMSA; this is translated from the coding sequence ATGAGCACACCGATCATCCAGATCCGCGACGTGACGAAGACATACGACGCGGGGCGACCGGTCCTGTCCGGGCTGAATCTAGAGGTGGCCGCCGGCGAGGCACTGGCCGTGCTCGGCCCGTCCGGCAGCGGCAAGTCGACCCTGCTCAACCTGATCGCCGGGCTGGACCGTCCGAGCGCCGGCTCGGTGACGGTGGACGGCCTGCGGGTCGACCAGTTGACCGAGGCCGGTCTTGCCAGGTACCGCCAGGCGCGAATCGGCATGGTCTTCCAGTTCTTCAACCTGCTGGACGACCTGACCGCACTGGACAACGTGCTGCTGCCCGCCCAGTTGGCAGGCCTGCCCGCGGTCAAGGCGCGCCGACGAGCCCTGGAGCTGCTGGCGCAGCTCGGGGTCGACGAACATGCCGGGGCGTTCCCCGGCCGGCTCTCCGGCGGCCAGCGCCAGCGGGTGGCGGTGGCCAGGGCCCTGATGAACCGTCCGCCGTTGCTGCTCGCCGACGAGCCGACCGGTGCGCTGGACCGCGCGGCGGCCGCTGATGTGCGTGAGCTGCTCACCGAGCTCCACGCGGCCGGGCAGACCCTGCTGCTGGTCACCCACGACACCGCGCTGGCGCGGGCGTGCGCGAGCCGGACGATCGAGCTGCTCGACGGTGGGATCGTCCGCGATGTGGTCCGGCCGGTGATGAGCGCATGA
- a CDS encoding histidine kinase, which produces MSSTEMTAEPRAARRGAPTGFGRTLLAAPRGLALLGVALGGAGVLLAVPLLILGVWVATRIPSTDSDRHAAFLWLLVPLVPGCALAVRGIAVLTRRLAEPWCGVAITAPYRPMPAGPHPTGLRPRLLRWARRLLTDPATWRDLAWTAVTGCASMLVLFLSAWPGFLTLRVLSAIFGVQFGPVGQDHVGPRSFSLVKGLIMLLTFPFHPHSFPIWGATFTGLLIVVFTVWAGPRVLYGYGLAARSLLGPTQEAELALRVRHLAATRSDTIDFGAAELRRIERDLHDGAQARLVAMGMTLSAAESLFESDPGAARALVSEAKGSSAKALAELRDLVRGIHPPVLADRGLVDAVRALALDLPLKAHFSGELTNRLPAAIESAAYFAVNELLANITKHAQATQTWIEIGHTGSVLRISVTDDGRGGADPAQGTGLRGLERRLAAFDGILAVSSPLGGPTIANLEIPCASSSPKTSSS; this is translated from the coding sequence GTGAGCAGCACCGAGATGACAGCTGAACCGCGGGCCGCGCGACGCGGCGCACCCACCGGCTTCGGCCGGACCTTGCTCGCCGCCCCGCGCGGGCTGGCGCTGCTGGGGGTGGCCCTGGGCGGAGCCGGCGTACTGCTGGCCGTCCCCCTCCTGATTCTCGGCGTCTGGGTCGCCACTCGGATCCCGTCGACCGACTCGGACCGGCACGCGGCTTTTCTGTGGCTGCTGGTCCCGCTGGTCCCCGGGTGCGCGCTCGCCGTGCGAGGCATCGCGGTGCTGACCAGACGGCTGGCCGAGCCCTGGTGCGGGGTGGCGATCACCGCCCCCTACCGCCCGATGCCCGCCGGCCCGCACCCGACAGGCCTCCGCCCCCGGTTGCTCCGGTGGGCCCGCCGGTTGCTGACAGATCCCGCGACCTGGCGGGACCTGGCCTGGACGGCGGTGACAGGGTGCGCCTCGATGCTGGTGCTCTTCCTGTCGGCCTGGCCCGGGTTCCTGACCCTACGGGTGCTGAGCGCGATCTTCGGGGTGCAGTTCGGCCCGGTCGGCCAGGATCACGTCGGCCCACGGTCGTTCTCCTTGGTCAAGGGCCTGATCATGCTGCTGACCTTCCCCTTCCACCCGCACAGCTTCCCGATCTGGGGGGCCACCTTCACAGGCCTGCTGATAGTGGTCTTCACCGTCTGGGCCGGCCCCCGGGTGCTGTACGGCTACGGCCTGGCCGCCCGGTCACTACTCGGGCCGACCCAGGAGGCCGAACTGGCCCTGCGGGTCCGTCACCTGGCCGCCACCCGCTCCGACACGATCGACTTCGGCGCCGCCGAGCTGCGCCGGATCGAGCGGGACCTGCACGATGGGGCGCAGGCCCGGCTGGTGGCGATGGGCATGACGCTCAGTGCGGCCGAGTCGCTCTTCGAGTCCGACCCTGGAGCAGCTCGGGCCCTGGTGAGTGAGGCCAAGGGCTCCTCAGCGAAAGCACTGGCCGAGCTGCGGGACTTGGTGCGTGGCATCCATCCGCCGGTGCTGGCCGACCGCGGCCTTGTCGACGCGGTCCGCGCGCTGGCCCTGGACCTGCCGTTGAAGGCGCACTTCAGCGGCGAGTTGACCAACAGGCTGCCGGCTGCCATCGAATCGGCAGCCTACTTCGCAGTCAACGAGTTGCTGGCCAACATCACCAAGCACGCACAGGCCACGCAGACCTGGATCGAGATCGGCCATACTGGATCGGTCCTGCGGATCAGCGTCACCGACGACGGCCGCGGCGGCGCCGACCCCGCCCAGGGCACCGGCCTGCGTGGTCTGGAGAGGCGGCTCGCCGCGTTCGACGGCATCCTTGCGGTCAGCAGCCCGCTCGGCGGCCCGACCATCGCGAACCTGGAGATTCCATGCGCGTCGTCATCGCCGAAGACCTCTTCCTCCTGA
- a CDS encoding response regulator transcription factor, producing the protein MRVVIAEDLFLLRDGLTRMLEAHDMAVVAAVDTGPGLLAAVTEHRPDLAIVDVRLPPTFTDEGLRAALAARQEQPGLPVLVLSQYVEQLYARELLSGGSGGIGYLLKDRVLDSAQFVDAVRRVADGATAMDPEVIARLLTHNAANSAVAALTPREREVLGLMAEGRSNAAIAQQLVITERAVAKHTSSIFLRLDLQPSDDDNRRVLAVLAYLNG; encoded by the coding sequence ATGCGCGTCGTCATCGCCGAAGACCTCTTCCTCCTGAGGGACGGCCTGACCAGGATGCTGGAGGCTCACGACATGGCCGTCGTCGCCGCCGTCGACACGGGCCCCGGCCTGCTGGCCGCCGTCACGGAGCACCGGCCCGACCTCGCCATCGTCGACGTCCGGCTGCCGCCGACCTTCACCGACGAGGGCCTACGCGCCGCCCTGGCCGCCCGTCAGGAGCAGCCAGGGCTACCGGTCCTGGTCCTCTCCCAGTACGTCGAGCAGCTCTACGCCCGCGAGTTGCTCTCCGGCGGCAGCGGCGGCATCGGCTACCTGCTCAAGGACCGGGTCCTGGACAGCGCACAGTTCGTCGACGCAGTGCGCCGGGTCGCCGACGGAGCCACCGCCATGGACCCGGAGGTGATCGCCCGCCTGCTCACCCACAACGCCGCCAACAGCGCGGTGGCCGCCCTCACCCCCCGCGAGCGCGAGGTGCTCGGCCTGATGGCCGAGGGCCGCTCCAACGCCGCCATCGCACAGCAACTGGTCATCACCGAGCGCGCGGTGGCCAAGCACACCTCGTCCATCTTCCTCCGCCTGGATCTGCAACCCTCGGACGACGACAACCGCCGGGTGCTGGCGGTGCTGGCCTACCTCAACGGCTGA